Genomic segment of Aliarcobacter trophiarum LMG 25534:
AAGAGATTTAAGAGTTGAAGATAGTGCTATTTTATCAAATGCAAAAGATGAAGTTCTTCCTATATTTATTTTTGACAGAAATATTTTAGATAAACTTCCAAAAGATGATAAACGAGTAACTTTTATATATCAAAATGTTTTGAAACTAAAAGAAAATTTACAAAACCTTGGACTTAATTTATTAGTATTTTATGGAGAGCCAAAAGAGATTTTTATAAAACTCAAAAAATATGGTTTTGATGAGATTTTAACTTCAATAGATTTTGATAGTTTTTCAAAAAAAAGAGATGATGAAATATCAAAAATTATTCCTTTAAAAAGATACATTGATTCTTTTATATTAACTCCAAGTGATATTTTAAAAGTAGATAAAACACCTTATAAAGTCTTTACCGCTTTTTATAACTCTTTAGAATATATACATAACTCTACTAAGATTGAAGAGTTTAAAAGCAATTTGAAATTAAAAAAAGTAGATTTTGATTATAGTTTTATACCAACTTTGGAGAATTTAGGATTTATCAAGCAAAAATTACCAGAATTTTTAAATCAAAGCCCTGATGAATTAATAGAAAAGTTTTCAAATAAGATTCAAAATTATCAAGAGAATAGGGACTATTTTTATTTAGATGCGGGCTCAAATTTAAGTGTACATTTAAGATTTGGGCTTATTTCTCCTAGGAGTTTGTTTAATAAAATAAAAAGTCTAGATGCTTCAAAAAAAGAGATAGACTTTTATATTAAAGAGCTATTTTGGAGGGAGTTTTATAACTATATTTTATATCATTTCCCAAACTCTGAATTTGAAAATTTAAATGGAATAAAAGTAAATTGGAATGAAAATGAAGATGACTTTATAAAATGGTGCAACGGAAACACAGGAGTTCCTATAGTAGATGCAGCTATGAAAAACTTAAATAAAACAGGACTTATGCACAATCGATTAAGAATGGTTGTATCTTCATATCTTACAAAAAATTTGCTTATTGATTGGAGAAAAGGAGAAAAATATTTTGCTTTGAAACTTCTTGATTATGAGGCTAGTTCAAATATTGGTTCATGGCAATGGGCAGCTAGTACAGGAGTTGATGCAGTACCATATTTTAGAGTTTTTAATCCATATTTACAATCAAAGAAATTTGACAAAGAGGCAATTTTCATAAAATCCATTTTAAAAGAGTTAGAAAATATTTCACCAAAAGTAATATATACAGAAAATGGTGTACAAGAAGATATTTTTTTAAATTATCCTAGACAAATGGTTGGTATTTCATACTCAAGAAATAGGGCTATTTTGGAGTTTAAAAAAGCAAATAATGATAGAAAAAATTATAAATAGTTAAAAGGAGGATAATATTTATGAATATAGAAAAGCTAAAAGAGTGTGAATATAGATTTTATGATTACTATAAAGATGGTTTTAATGATGAAAAACTAGTAAAAACTGTAAAACTTTTTAATACTATAAAGTTTAATGAAATGGCAAAAAAAAGCTTTGCTATAGAAAACTTTTCAAATATTGAAATAGTCACAGAAGGTTTTTTTGCTATTTTGCTGAAATCTCCATTAGTCTCTTTTTATGAAGGAGATACTTTAAGAAAGGCTTTAAAATCTTTTACAAATTTCGAAAAAGAGATGCTAAGTATCTATTTACAAGATATTTTATATGGAAATCTTAAAAATAGTTTTGATGATTTTATAGAGCTAATGGCAACAAAGAATTTAGCAAAATGGCATATAATTACTCTTATTCCATACTATTTTTTGCCAAATGAAAACTACTTTTTAAAACCAACAACTACAAAAAATATAATAAAATACTTTGAATTAGAAAACTTAAAGTATAGTTCTAAACCTACTATTAAATTTTATAAAGAGTATACAAAGATGCTTGAAAAGATGAAAAAAGTTGTAAAAAAAGAGCTAGCAGATGATAATGCAAAGTTTACAGGATTTTTAAGAATGACTATGGAGTAGTTTGTAAATTTTAAGAAGTGGTAAAAGTTTTTTACTCATTTCTTAAAACATCTATTACATCTATCTTTGTAGCACGACTTGCTGGATAGTAAGATGAAAATAGAACTATAATAATAGAACCAATAATAATAGATATGAAATCACTAATCGCTAAATCTAAAGGTAGTTTTGCACTTCCATAAACATCTGCTGGAAGAGTTACAATATCAAAAGTATCAAGTAGAAAATAACCAATAAATCCAAGCATTATTCCTAAAATAATTCCACCAAAGCCAATAGCCATACCAACTCTTAAAAATATAGATTTTATCTCTTTACTACTAGCTCCCATTGATAAAAGTAGGGCAATTTCCTTTCTTCTACTCATAACAGTCATAAGAAGTGAAGAGATTATATTTAATGAAGCTACTAAAATTATAAGCATTAAAACTATAAAAAGAGCTGTTTTTTCCATCTTCATAGCAGCAAAAAAGTTTCCATTTTGTTGCCACCAGCCAACAACTCCAACTCTTTTATCTTCTAAAAAAGTTCTTAATTTCTCAATATCAACAAATGCATCATCAGAATGAACATGAATTCCATCATAAACACCAACATCTTTTTGAAGTAGAGTTTGTAACGCTTCTATTGTTGTATACATATAGGCTTTATCATATGCACTCAATCCTGAACTAAAAGAAGATAGATAGTCAAATCTTTTCATTTTAGGCATTAGTGAAAATCCAGCTGGATTTAACTCTGTAAAGTATAAAGTTAGTTTACTATCTTTTGTAAGAAGTAATTTATCACTTATTCCAATACCTGTAATAATATCAAATTTATTAAATTCAAAATCACTATAAGCCTCTTTAAAAATAGGGTTTATTTGAGCTTCTTTTTCAGGAACTACCCCAAAAATCATACCACCACTCATGTTGTTTGCATTTTGAACTATTGCTTGAGTTGATATAAATGGTGAAAATTTAAGATCTTTAAAATTTGATTCCAACTCTAAAAGTAAATCTTCAGTTACACTATTTGTACTTTTTGAGTAGATAGTTAATGGATAGTTCATTGTAAAAAGTTTTTTTTCAAACTCTTTTGCAGTTCCATTCATAATAGCCATTGACAATATAAGAACCATAACGCCAATTGCAACCCCAATAAATGCTAAAATAGCACTAATTGAGATAAATGGGTTCTTTTTGTCAAACTTTAGATATTTTTTTACTATAAAGTTTATTAAATTTTTATTCAAATTAATTTCCTGCTACTAAGCCTCTTTTTGGTCCACTTTTCCCACAACAGTTTTTATATTTTAGACCACTTCCACAAGGACAAGTCTCATTTCTAGCTATCTTCTTATCACTGTTCCTTACACTTTCTTGAGCTAGATTTGTAGTTGTATGCTCATTTGCTTTTTCCATAGAAGCTATCATTCTATCAAGTGCCTCTTGCTCTTTTTGTCTATCTTCTTTGCTTTGTAGTTGAATTGTAAATAAAATTTTAATAATCTCTAGCTTTATATTAGAAACTAACTCAATAAACATATTATAAGACTCTTTTTTATACTCAACTAGTGGATCTTTTTGGTTATATCCTCTAAGCCCAATTCCAGTTTTTAAAGTATCCATAGAATATAGATGTTCTCTATAGGCATTGTCAAGGATTTGAAGATATAAAACTCTCTCTATCTCGCTTTTTTGTTTCTCATCTACAGAACTCATTTTTTGAAGATAAACATCTTTTAAGATAGTTGTTAATCTATTTTCTAAAGCTTCATAATCTTCACTTTTTATATCTTCAACTTTTACAATAAAATGTAAATCCTCTTTTAATTTTGCAATTAGTGATTCATAGTCGAACTCATCTTCACTCATAGTTTGGAAAATATTTACTTCAGCTAAAAGGTTTTGTACATAATCAATTCTATTCTCATCTATCTTAGAAGATATATCATAATCTTCTTTTAATAGATCATTTCTAAAAGCATAGATTACCTTTCTTTGCTCATTTGCAACATCATCATACTCTAAAAGATGTTTTCTGCTTTCAAAGTGCATTGCTTCAACTTTTTTTTGAGAGTTTTCAACGGCTCTTGTTACCATTTTTGACTCAATATACTCTCCTTCTTTAATACCTAGTCGCTCCATAATAGATTTTATTTTATCACTTCCAAATATTCTTAAAAGATTATCTTCTAAACTTAGGTAAAATTGAGACTCCCCAACATCACCTTGTCTTCCACTTCTTCCTCGAAGCTGGTTATCTATTCTTCTACTTTCGTGTCTCTCCGTTCCAATTATTGCTAATCCTCCAAGAGATAATATTTCAGGTGTAAGTTTAATATCAACTCCCCGTCCAGCCATATTTGTAGCAATTGTCACAGCACCTTTTTGTCCAGCATCTGCAATAATTTTTCCCTCTTTCTCATGTTGTTTTGCATTCAAAACTGTGTGTGGAATTTTCTTTTCACTTAATGTTTTATGTAAAAGTTCACTTTTTTCAATACTTGCTGTTCCTACAAGTACAGGTTGTCCTTTTTCATGATAATATTTGATTTTTTCACAAACTGCATTAAATTTTTCTCTTTCACTTTTGTAGATTAAATCACTTTTATCTACTCTTTTTATAGGGATATTTGTTGGTATTGATACAACATCAAGATTATAAATTTGTGCAAACTCTGTTGCTTCTGTTTGTGCTGTTCCTGTCATTCCAGAAAGTTTTTCATACATTCTAAAGTAGTTTTGATAAGTTGTATCTGCTAAAGTCTGGCTCTCATCTTGAATTGCAACTTTCTCTTTTGCTTCAAGAGCTTGGTGAAGTCCTTCACTAAACCTTCTTCCTTCACTTAATCTTCCTGTAAACTCATCTACAATTATAATCTGATCATCTTTTACAACATAATCAACATCTTTTTGGAAAATATAGTTTGCTTTTAAAGCCTGATCTAAAGAGTGAGAAAGCATTGCATTTTCAATAGAATAAAGATTATCTACTTCAAAAAGTTTCTCAGCTTTTATATGTCCATCCTCTGTTAAAGTTACAGATCTATTTTTCTCATCAACTATAAAATCTCCAGTTGTTGTTGGTTTTTCAGCTGGATTTTTTGGCTCAATTAGCTCTCCTCTTTCAAGCTTTAGAGCAATCTCATTTGCTTTTACATAGTTTGAGTTTTTATGGTTTGTTGGACCACTAATAATTAGAGGAGTTCTAGCTTCATCTATTAAAATTGAGTCCACTTCATCTACAATTACAAAGTGATGACCTCTTTGAACTTTATCTTTTAAGTCATAAACCATATTATCTCTTAAAAAATCAAATCCATAAGAGCTATTTGTTCCATAAGTAATATCGCAACTATATTGAATTCTTCTATATTCATCCTCTTTTATAGCATCGCTTAAAGCTCCAACACTAAATCCTAAAAATTCATATAGAGGTTTTAGTTCATTTGCATCTCTTGATGCTAGATAATCATTTACAGTTACAACATGAACCCCTTTCCCACTAAGTGCATTTAGACAAACAGCAATTGCACCAACAAGAGTTTTTCCTTCTCCTGTTTTCATCTCTGCAATATCACCTTTATGTAAAACCATAGCACCAACTAGTTGTACATCATAAGGTCTTAATCCCAAACTTCTAATACTAGCCTCTCTTGTTATTGCAAAGCTATCTTTTAAAACACTATCTAATGATTTTTCACTGTTTTGTACTGCTTTTTTTAGCTCATCAAATTTGGCTTTAAGTTCGTCATCACTTAATTTTGAATATATCTCTTCCAAATTTGTTATTTCGTTTGCTACTGCTTTATATTTTTTTACAACTCTATCATTTTTTGTACCAAAAACTTTTGAAAAAACATTTAACATAAAATTAGTTCCTTTTCGTTATAATGAAGCTACGATTATATACAAAAAAAGGTTAAAAAATGTTTTATAAGCTTATATTTACTCCTCTTCTTTTTTTAAATTTTAGTTTTGCTTCAAGTGATATTAAAAATCTAAAAACTTTTCAGTCAAAATTTACTCAAACTATAACTTCGGACTCAAACAATAAAATTAATTATATAGGTGAGGTTTTTATTAAAAATAGTGGAAAAATCTTATGGAAATACCAAACTCCAGTTGTAAAAAATGTATATATTGATAATAATGTGGCGATAGTAGATGAACCAGAATTAGAACAAGCAATTTTTACAAAGCTTGAAAATGAGATAAATATTTTAAAACTTTTAAAAGAGGCAAAAAAGCTTGATAGTGAAAACTATCTCTCAATAATTGATGGAATAAAATATCAGATATCTACAAAAGAGAGTAAAATCAAAAAAATATCTTATAAAGACTCTCTTGATAATAGTGTTGAAATAATTTTCTCAAATTCTGTTCAAGATGAGCCAATTGATGATAATATTTTTCTATTTGTAGCTCCTAATAATTACGATTTAATAAAAAAATAGATACAATTCCCGCCAAAGGTAGATAGATAATAGCTTGATTTTCAAGAGGAAAGTCCGTGCTGCAGTGAAGCAAGGTTCCATCTAACGGATGGCTAGAGTAATCTAAGGGATAGTGCAACAGAAAGTAAACAGCCAATTTTTTGGTGATGGTGAAACGGTAGAGTAAGAGCCTACCAGTGTTTTGAGTAATCTTAACAGCTTTGTAAACCCAACTTGCAGTAAGAAGATATGGTATTTAGCTTCACATTTCTCATCTTCGCAAGAGCTTTAAAGTGATTTAAAGCCTAGATAAATTATTGTCAAATACAGAACACGGCTTATAATCTACCTTTTTTAAATTATATACTATTTGCAATATTTTTAACTACTTCAAAAACATTTTCAATAGATTTCTTATATACAAACTCATTTTTAGAGTGAGGATATTTGATTGTTGGTCCAATTGAAGCAATTTTTAAATCTGGAAACTTATCTTTAAAAATTGCACACTCTAAACCAGCATGGATAGCTTTTAGTTTTGCATTTTTATTATAGTTTTTATAAATCTCTAAAACTTTATTTGTAAAACTATTTATATCTACACTCCAAGCAGGATATTTACCATAAGTTTCAACTTTACAAGAGATATTTTCTAGCTCTTTTTTTGTCTTCTCTTTTAGCTCTTTTAAATCTTTATTATCCATTGCTCTTGCACTAAACTCAATAGAAATATCATCTATGCTTGTTTTTATTAAAGCCAAATTTATAGAGCTTTGAACTACTTCTATCTCTTTATTTATCTCTCTTACTCCATTCTCGAAAGAGTATAAAAAGTCTCTTAATTTATTGTTGTAAACAACAAAATGGTCACTTTTTGTATTGATTTTCTCAATTTTCATATTTTCATTTGATTTTTTGGGTTCTTTATTTGAAGCAATTATTGCCTTTGCATTTGCAGGAATTGAGTTTATTCTCTCTCCACCATTGATATCAAGAATTTTCCCATCACACTCTTTTATAGATTTTATTAAAAGTTTAATAGCATTTGGAATATCTTTATCAATATCAACTCCACTGTGACCACCAGCTAAATTTTCTATAGATATTTCATATAAATCTAAGTTATCTCTATTTTCCACTATTTTTTTATCATTAAATAAGGCTTTTATATCGACTCCACCAGCACAACCAATACATATCTCTGCCTCTTCTTCACTGTCAAGATTTAGCATATATTTTGATTCTATAGAAAGAGTTAAACTATTTGCACCAATAAGTCCTATCTCTTCATCACTTGTAAACAAAAACTCTCCATCAAAATTTTGATACATCAAAGCTATCATATATGAACAACCAATTCCATTATCAGCACCCAAAGTTGAGTTTAAAGCTTTTAATGTTTCATCATCCTCAATAATTTGTGGAATACAATTTTCATTTAAACAAACAATGTCATAGTGAGATTGGAAAACTATTTTTGCTTTGCCATTTTCTTTTTTGCATAAAATATTATTTGCACTATCAATTAAACAGATATATCCTAGGTTTTTTGATAAATCTTGCATATATTTTATAAACTCATTATGATTTCCAGAGCATCTTTGAAGTTTTGTTATCTCTTTAAAGATATCTATAATTGTTGACATTTCTTTTCCTTTTGAGGTTTTAGTTTTACTGTTTAAAATTTACTTTATTAGAGATATTTTTTATTAACTTTTACCACTCTTTATAAAAAAAGGGCTTTCGCCCTTTTTTACTCTATATTTTTTAAATCTCTATTTTTATAAGCTAAGAAAATAGCTATAAATGCAGTTGCAACTGTCAAATAAGCCCAAGTTGGAATAGGTACAGGATCACCTGTAGCGTATGAGTGCATTCCAGACAGATAGAAGTTTACTCCTAAATAAGTCATCATAATCGAACTAAAGGCAAGAAGAGAAGCAGTCGCTAAAACATAAGGAGTATTTAGAACTTTTACAAATCTTAAATGTACAACAATTGCATAAACAACTATTGAAACATAAGCCCAAGTCTCTTTTGGATCCCATCCCCAATATCTTCCCCAAGACTCATTTGCCCAAACACCACCTAAAAAATTTCCAATTGTAATGAATGCTAGACCAATAATTAAAGATATTTCATTTATAGCACTAATTTGTTTAATAATATCATCTAAATGGTCTCTATTTTTTCTAAAAATAAACATAATAAGAGTTAAAAATCCTAATATTGCACTAAGCCCAAAGAATCCATAAGATGCTGTAAGAATAGATACATGGATAGTTAGCCAGTACGATTTTAGAACAGGAACTAAATTTGTAATTTGTGGATCAACATCTGTTAAGTGAGCTGTAAACATAAAAATTCCAGCAATAATAGTAGCAGCTCCTAAAGCTAAAAGAGAGTTTCTAAAGAAAACAACTCCTGCAAAAACTGCTGACCATGAGATATAAATCAAAGTTTCATAAATATCACTCCATGGGGCATGACCTGAAAGATACCATCTATAACCCATACCAAAAGTTTGTGTAGCAAATAAAATAGCTAAAATAGTAAAAATTATTTTTGTAGTTTTTTCAGGTTTAAAAGTGGGTTTAAATATAATAATAAAGGCTAAAACAACCATAACAAAACCTAAAAGAACATAAGCTAGTGTAAGATTAAAGAAAATATCCAGTTTATTAAATAGAATTTCAGCACTAATTTTTGAATTTGTTGGTTTTATATCGCTTCCTACTTTTTCTTGATATAAAGCTATCATATCAAGATAGTTGTTTGCACTATCCCAATCATTTTCTATAATTGAGTTAAAAAATCCTCTTACAACAGAGTTAATTGCAGCTTGATTTTGTCCTGTAAACTCTTGCATAGCTTCAAGAGGAGAGTACCATTTTTGGTTATCATTTATACTATTTTCATCATAAACTCTTGGAAAAATATTAAGTAAAGCACCATTAAATACACTATATATAATATTTAGTTTTTCATCAACTTTTATAATGTCTTTTTCATAAGTTCCTCTTTCAATAGGCTTTGTAAGAAGAGCTTTTTCAGACTCTTTTGTGAGTAAGTAATCATTTTTTTCACCAAATGCTTCTGAAAAAGATATATATTTTTCATTCTCAGGTACTCCTAAAAATTTCTTTAATTTTGGAGTATTTATTTTGATTATTTTTACATCTTTCCAAATATCAGGTCTTGTAACCATCCCTAAAACAATTTGGTCTGCATCCATACCTAAGAATGTAGCTCTTCCGCTTAATTTTTGAACTATTTCTCTATTTAAAGTTGCAAGTGGTTTCATTCTTCCACCATTTCCTTGTACACTTAAATGTCCAAATTTATCAGCAGTTAATTTTGATTCATCTTTTAATTTGTTTAAATAATCAACTCTACTATTAATATCATCAACTACTTGTATTTCCGTATTGTTATTTTCATTTGCATTTAAATTTGATGTAGAAATAAGAGTTAAAGCTAGAATAAACATAGCTAAATTTTTATTTGCAACATATTTTGTAAGTTTTCTAAATCTTGATTTTTTATCAAAGAAGTTTAAAAATAGTCCAAGAGTTAATAAAAAATATCCTAAATATGTTGGCCATTTACCAGGGTCATTGTTTACAGATAATACAGTTCCTGTCTCATCTGGGAAATATGAGCTTTGAAAGAATAGAAAGTTACCTTCATTTAAAGTTCTGTTCATAAAAATCCTATAGTCATAAGTTTTGTTATCTTTTATAACTGTAACTTCACTAGCATACGATGATGGTGCCATGCTTCCAGGGTATCTTTCTAGTTGAAACTCATTTAATCTAATTGCAAAAGGAAGATTTATAAATTTTGACCCATACTCTAAAACAACAACATATTTATCAAATTGAATCTCTCTTGGAACTCCTATTTGACCGCTTAGACCAGGTAATCTTAGAGTCTCTTTTTTACCATTTAAAGTTACATCAATAGTAAGGAGTCCCATTTTTGCTTGTTCTTTTTTTTCAAATTGAAATCTTTTATAATCTATAGTTAAATTATTGTTGTCAAAATCAACTTTATATGAAAAATTATTTAACTCAGGAAGTAAAGAGGTGAACTCTTTTTGCCACTCTTTATGGACAATTATATTTTCACCATCTTTAACTGTAACTTGTAAGTATGGTTCTAATGAAATCATCTCATTTGTTGTTGTTCCTTGTGGTATTTGCATAATACCTTCATAGCCAACATATCTAGTAATTATAGCTCCTAAAAGTATAACAACAAAAGAGAAGTGAAATAAAAACCTAGGAAGATTTTTCCACATCTTAAACTTATAGATTATACCTATTAAATTTATTGTAGTTAAGACTAAAGCTACTTCATACCAAATGTTGTTATAAACTAAAACTCTGGCACTTGAAGTTCCAAAATCATTTTCAATAAAAGTAGCAACTCCAGCACCAATAGCTAAAACTGCCAATAACAGCAGTGTTGCTTTAAAAGAGAATAGAAAGTTAAAAAGCTTCAAAAATATCCTTTTTTGTATTCATTTTTGCAAAATTCTATTATTATGAAATTAACCTTTAGTTAATGAATATAGTCAAGGTTATATATTTGAAAGTACTTATGAGCTTATAATTGTAAAATAAATTTTTTTATATAGTTTTAAGTAACTCAACTTTCGCACATAAAACCTAACTGTTTTTTAGTGTAAACTCTGAGTACATGAATGATTTGCTCTAAATCTTTATTTCTCTTGACTATTTGTGCAGATTGTATCAATTGTTCTAGGATTTTTACAAATAATTCCATAGATATTGCTAGAGTTTCAAGCTGGCATTCTAAATCTCTAAAAAGATTACCTAAGGTTTGTGGTTCATTTTGAACTCTATTAATATAGCTTGTAAGATTATAAGCTAAAAATGAAAGTGTAATACGAGCTATTAAAGCTTCAAAGATACGATTTTCTTCTTTACCAAATTGAAAGTATTCTCTTAAATCTTTATATCCTTGTTCAATATTCCATCGTTTTTTATATGTATTGATTATTTCAATATCAGATAAATTTGTATTTGTTGATATTATTGGAATTAGATTATCTTTGGTTTTAATAAATACAATTTTTAATCTACCAAGTGTTTTATGTGTAGTTGTAGTTGAAACATAATTGTATTTTATAGAGTTATAGTTTCCAAGTCTTGAAGCTTTATTTTGTTTTGCATAATTGTAAAGTGTTTCAAGTGTTTTAAATTTACCTGTAAATTGCCAGATTTTAGGATTGTTTGCAATTCTTGTAATTACATCAAGACCATTTTCTTTTACTTCATTTATAAAATTTGGTTTAGCATACCAGCTATCAACAAGAAGATAATCTGAATATATTCCAGATTTTAAAACACGTTTCAACATATCAAGAGCTAAAATATTTTTACCATCATTACCTTCAACTCTTCTTTTATAAGCATTGCTTTTATGATGAAAACTATTTTCATCAACATTTACAATTTGATTTTTATTATAATTTATAGAAAAATCCAACATCATATCCGTATAACAATCGCTATAATTAAGTGATACAATATTCAAACCTTTTACAGTTCTATGTTCTTTATTGCTCCAAAGATTTTTACAACTACCTTCTATAAATTTACCTCTTTTAATTTCAACAGTATCATCTATAATCAATACTTTTGTATCAGTAGTTTTTTGAAGTTTATGCAATTTGCTAATAAGTTTTATAGATGTCAGTAATAGTAATTTTCTCCAATTGTACTTACTACTTTTTAGTAATCTGTAGTAAACATCTTTTTTATAACTATCATTGCTATATTTCATAAATGTAGATATTTTTTTATTGATAATAAACATATATAAAAAATGTAAAATTATCATATATGGAGATTTGCCAATATCTTTTTTTATGAAATTGCTTTGTTTTAGAATAGAACTAAAATTTATATCTCTTAAAATAGAAAGAATAGGATTTTTTAATACATTGTTCATAGCAGTTTGGATAAAATTGTCAATACCCATAAAAATACCTTTTATAATTGATTTGTGGTGATGAAATTATATCAAAAAGTGTCTATTTATGGGCTTTTAAAAGCTTTTACATATAAGAAATTAATGATTTTTTATGTGCGAAAGTTGAGTTAAGTAAATATAACTTTACCTTTATAAAAGTTCTATTTTGATACTATTAATTTCTATAAAAATTGCTAATAAAAAGATTTTCTTGAAAAACTTTAAGAGAATTAAAATTTAAACAAGGCAAAATTATGGTTAAGTGAAAATATAAGTGGATATCGAAATACCTATATAAAAGAGGTATTTTTAATTAAGTTATTGAAACTATTATCTTTAGTTATTATTGTTAGCACAATAATAGCTAATAAGTTTTTTCTTAATCTATCAAATAATATAGAAGAATCTAAAAAAAAGATAATATTTTTTAACTCTTACTTCTGGCAAAATTGCTAATGTAAATTATTCGAAAATGGGTATAAAAATATTGATATAACCTAATAGCTAAGATATCTTAATAAATATAGTAAAAAATATATGTAAAATTAAAGCTAAGTAATAAAGTCTATTTCACTAAGATATTATTATAGACTAAATTTAAAAATGTGGAGGTAATTATGAAAAAAAAATAATTTTATTTTAAAAATTTTAAGTAGAGAAAAATCACTTAAAACAACTGTATTATCTCTTTTTATATCTATTATGCTTCTACTTTTGGTTGTTTTTTGTGCCCAACTTTTATACACTGATCATAATCAATCAAAAAAAGATATAAATGAAAAATTAAAAAATCTATCGAACAGAATGGATGAGTTAGTTAGAAATAGTGATAATTTAAACTATAGTACTATTGAAATATTAAGTATTATAAACCAAAAAGATAAAGCAGACCAAGATAAGAATTTTGAAATATATACACAAATATTAAGTAGGCAAAAAAATTTTTCTGCTATACATACAGGCTATGAAGATGGGAGTTTTTATGAAGTTATTAATCTAGATATCGATGAAAAATTAAAAGAAGACTATAATGCAAGTGAGCTTGATAAATGGCTTTTGATAAAAATAGATGGACAAAATATAGATAAAAAAGAGGTAATACTATATGATGAAAATTTAAATGAAACTTCAAAAATAGTCGAAGAGAATAGTTATGATCCAACAAAAAGACCATGGTATGAAATGGCAATATCTAGTGAAAATAAATCTATAAAAACACCACCTTATAAATTTTCACACATTAATTCATATGGACTTACATTTTCAAAAGAGTTAAATGGTAG
This window contains:
- a CDS encoding cryptochrome/photolyase family protein; amino-acid sequence: MRQILWFRRDLRVEDSAILSNAKDEVLPIFIFDRNILDKLPKDDKRVTFIYQNVLKLKENLQNLGLNLLVFYGEPKEIFIKLKKYGFDEILTSIDFDSFSKKRDDEISKIIPLKRYIDSFILTPSDILKVDKTPYKVFTAFYNSLEYIHNSTKIEEFKSNLKLKKVDFDYSFIPTLENLGFIKQKLPEFLNQSPDELIEKFSNKIQNYQENRDYFYLDAGSNLSVHLRFGLISPRSLFNKIKSLDASKKEIDFYIKELFWREFYNYILYHFPNSEFENLNGIKVNWNENEDDFIKWCNGNTGVPIVDAAMKNLNKTGLMHNRLRMVVSSYLTKNLLIDWRKGEKYFALKLLDYEASSNIGSWQWAASTGVDAVPYFRVFNPYLQSKKFDKEAIFIKSILKELENISPKVIYTENGVQEDIFLNYPRQMVGISYSRNRAILEFKKANNDRKNYK
- a CDS encoding ABC transporter permease, whose amino-acid sequence is MNKNLINFIVKKYLKFDKKNPFISISAILAFIGVAIGVMVLILSMAIMNGTAKEFEKKLFTMNYPLTIYSKSTNSVTEDLLLELESNFKDLKFSPFISTQAIVQNANNMSGGMIFGVVPEKEAQINPIFKEAYSDFEFNKFDIITGIGISDKLLLTKDSKLTLYFTELNPAGFSLMPKMKRFDYLSSFSSGLSAYDKAYMYTTIEALQTLLQKDVGVYDGIHVHSDDAFVDIEKLRTFLEDKRVGVVGWWQQNGNFFAAMKMEKTALFIVLMLIILVASLNIISSLLMTVMSRRKEIALLLSMGASSKEIKSIFLRVGMAIGFGGIILGIMLGFIGYFLLDTFDIVTLPADVYGSAKLPLDLAISDFISIIIGSIIIVLFSSYYPASRATKIDVIDVLRNE
- the secA gene encoding preprotein translocase subunit SecA, which codes for MLNVFSKVFGTKNDRVVKKYKAVANEITNLEEIYSKLSDDELKAKFDELKKAVQNSEKSLDSVLKDSFAITREASIRSLGLRPYDVQLVGAMVLHKGDIAEMKTGEGKTLVGAIAVCLNALSGKGVHVVTVNDYLASRDANELKPLYEFLGFSVGALSDAIKEDEYRRIQYSCDITYGTNSSYGFDFLRDNMVYDLKDKVQRGHHFVIVDEVDSILIDEARTPLIISGPTNHKNSNYVKANEIALKLERGELIEPKNPAEKPTTTGDFIVDEKNRSVTLTEDGHIKAEKLFEVDNLYSIENAMLSHSLDQALKANYIFQKDVDYVVKDDQIIIVDEFTGRLSEGRRFSEGLHQALEAKEKVAIQDESQTLADTTYQNYFRMYEKLSGMTGTAQTEATEFAQIYNLDVVSIPTNIPIKRVDKSDLIYKSEREKFNAVCEKIKYYHEKGQPVLVGTASIEKSELLHKTLSEKKIPHTVLNAKQHEKEGKIIADAGQKGAVTIATNMAGRGVDIKLTPEILSLGGLAIIGTERHESRRIDNQLRGRSGRQGDVGESQFYLSLEDNLLRIFGSDKIKSIMERLGIKEGEYIESKMVTRAVENSQKKVEAMHFESRKHLLEYDDVANEQRKVIYAFRNDLLKEDYDISSKIDENRIDYVQNLLAEVNIFQTMSEDEFDYESLIAKLKEDLHFIVKVEDIKSEDYEALENRLTTILKDVYLQKMSSVDEKQKSEIERVLYLQILDNAYREHLYSMDTLKTGIGLRGYNQKDPLVEYKKESYNMFIELVSNIKLEIIKILFTIQLQSKEDRQKEQEALDRMIASMEKANEHTTTNLAQESVRNSDKKIARNETCPCGSGLKYKNCCGKSGPKRGLVAGN
- the lolA gene encoding LolA-like outer membrane lipoprotein chaperone; amino-acid sequence: MFYKLIFTPLLFLNFSFASSDIKNLKTFQSKFTQTITSDSNNKINYIGEVFIKNSGKILWKYQTPVVKNVYIDNNVAIVDEPELEQAIFTKLENEINILKLLKEAKKLDSENYLSIIDGIKYQISTKESKIKKISYKDSLDNSVEIIFSNSVQDEPIDDNIFLFVAPNNYDLIKK